Proteins from one Streptomyces sp. NBC_00289 genomic window:
- a CDS encoding HTTM domain-containing protein, whose amino-acid sequence MNRLALSVSRGIARVTESALGPYQTAVIRIGFSTTWLLFLLREFPHREELYGPDGPWSWGLAEQLIANNGAFTVLIWSDSRVWFELVYALAVLSGVLLLLGWRTRATSVLFMTGVLSLQNRSVFMGDGGDNVLHLMCIYLVFTRCAQVWSLDARRARRASQARARGEWVGDRVGPALWGLLGSALVTATVAGWLFDGDVFVPVLLWTVWLAAAVWWVVGRRARTAQPRILLDVVANIVHNGALLVIMAEACLIYATAGWYKIQGSRWQDGTAVYYPLHLDYFSPWPALADLLSSSGTMVMLVTYGTVLVQVAFPFTLFNRRVKNVLLAAMITEHAVIAVVLGLPFFSLAMIAADAVFLPTPFLRRLGDRAARARARLAARGSRTTLPGPRRAQESAEDAHVGFTA is encoded by the coding sequence GTGAACCGGCTCGCCCTGTCGGTCTCCCGTGGCATCGCCCGGGTCACCGAGTCGGCCCTCGGCCCGTACCAGACGGCCGTGATCCGTATCGGCTTCAGCACGACCTGGCTGCTGTTCCTGCTGCGCGAGTTCCCCCACCGCGAGGAGCTGTACGGCCCCGACGGCCCGTGGAGCTGGGGCCTGGCCGAGCAGCTGATCGCGAACAACGGCGCTTTCACGGTGCTGATCTGGTCGGACTCGCGGGTCTGGTTCGAGCTGGTCTACGCACTCGCCGTCCTGTCGGGCGTCCTGCTGCTGCTGGGCTGGCGCACGCGCGCGACGAGCGTGCTCTTCATGACCGGCGTCCTCTCGCTGCAGAACCGCAGCGTCTTCATGGGGGACGGCGGCGACAACGTCCTGCACCTGATGTGCATCTATCTGGTGTTCACGCGTTGCGCCCAGGTCTGGTCGCTGGACGCGCGGCGGGCACGGCGCGCGTCGCAGGCACGCGCGCGTGGCGAGTGGGTCGGGGACCGGGTCGGTCCGGCTCTGTGGGGTCTGCTCGGGTCGGCACTGGTCACGGCGACCGTCGCGGGATGGCTCTTCGACGGCGACGTGTTCGTCCCGGTGCTGCTGTGGACCGTGTGGCTCGCGGCGGCCGTGTGGTGGGTGGTCGGGCGCCGGGCGCGGACCGCGCAGCCCAGGATCCTGCTGGACGTGGTCGCCAACATCGTCCACAACGGCGCCCTGCTCGTGATCATGGCCGAGGCCTGTCTGATCTACGCGACGGCGGGCTGGTACAAGATCCAGGGATCGCGCTGGCAGGACGGCACCGCCGTCTACTACCCGCTGCACCTCGACTACTTCTCACCCTGGCCCGCCCTCGCCGACCTGCTGTCGTCCAGCGGCACGATGGTCATGCTCGTGACCTACGGGACCGTCCTCGTGCAGGTCGCCTTCCCGTTCACGCTGTTCAACCGGCGGGTCAAGAACGTCCTGCTGGCCGCCATGATCACGGAGCACGCCGTGATCGCCGTGGTCCTCGGGCTGCCGTTCTTCTCGCTGGCGATGATCGCGGCCGACGCGGTCTTCCTGCCGACGCCTTTCCTGCGCCGACTGGGCGACCGGGCCGCCCGCGCGCGTGCGCGGCTTGCGGCGCGCGGAAGCCGTACGACGCTGCCCGGGCCGCGCCGCGCCCAGGAGAGCGCCGAGGACGCGCACGTAGGCTTCACGGCATGA
- the paaB gene encoding 1,2-phenylacetyl-CoA epoxidase subunit PaaB, translated as MTNTDWPLWEVFVRSRRGLSHTHAGSLHAPDAEFALRNARDLYTRRGEGVSIWVVPSSAVTASSPDEKDPFFEPAADKPYRHPTFYEIPEGVKHL; from the coding sequence ATGACGAACACCGACTGGCCCCTGTGGGAGGTCTTCGTGCGGTCGCGCCGCGGCCTCTCCCACACCCACGCCGGCAGCCTGCACGCGCCGGACGCGGAGTTCGCCCTGCGCAACGCCCGTGATCTGTACACCCGGCGCGGCGAGGGCGTCTCGATCTGGGTCGTTCCGTCGTCGGCGGTCACGGCGTCCTCCCCGGACGAGAAGGACCCGTTCTTCGAACCGGCCGCCGACAAGCCCTACCGGCACCCGACGTTCTACGAGATCCCGGAAGGCGTGAAGCACCTGTGA
- a CDS encoding rhodanese-like domain-containing protein gives MPTVEVPDLKDGDFLLDVREGDEWRAGHAEGALHIPISEFVARYGELTEAAPQDGTVHVICRSGGRSAQVAMYLVQQGVNAVNVDGGMQVWAAAGRPVVTDEGQPGFVL, from the coding sequence GTGCCCACGGTCGAGGTCCCGGACCTCAAGGACGGCGACTTCCTGCTGGACGTCCGCGAGGGCGACGAGTGGCGGGCGGGTCATGCCGAGGGAGCCCTGCACATCCCCATCAGCGAGTTCGTCGCCAGGTACGGCGAGCTGACCGAGGCGGCCCCGCAGGACGGGACGGTCCACGTGATCTGCCGTTCCGGCGGTCGTTCGGCTCAGGTCGCGATGTACCTGGTCCAGCAGGGTGTGAATGCCGTGAACGTCGACGGTGGCATGCAGGTGTGGGCGGCCGCGGGCCGCCCCGTCGTGACGGACGAGGGGCAGCCGGGGTTCGTCCTCTAG
- the paaA gene encoding 1,2-phenylacetyl-CoA epoxidase subunit PaaA, which yields MATAAAHQTARTPAADPQAYGPRGDAADSEAFARAFDAAVAADERIEPRDWMPDAYRATLVRQMAQHAHSEIIGMQPEANWITRAPSLRRKAILMAKVQDEAGHGLYLYSAAETLGTGRDELLDKLHTGRQKYSSIFNYPTLTWADVGAIGWLVDGAAITNQVPLCRCSYGPYARAMVRICKEESFHQRQGYELLLALSRGTPEQHAMAQDAVDRWWWPSLMMFGPPDEESGHSEQSMAWKIKRHSNDELRQRFVDICVPQAESLGLALPDPELKWNEERGHHDFGPIDWTEFWDVLKGNGPCNDERISQRRRAHDEGAWVREAAAAYAAKHTAETGATRA from the coding sequence ATGGCGACAGCAGCCGCGCACCAGACGGCCCGCACACCGGCGGCCGACCCACAGGCGTACGGCCCGCGGGGCGACGCGGCCGACAGCGAAGCGTTCGCGCGCGCCTTCGACGCCGCGGTGGCCGCCGACGAGCGCATCGAGCCGCGCGACTGGATGCCCGACGCCTACCGGGCGACGCTGGTTCGCCAGATGGCGCAGCACGCCCACTCCGAGATCATCGGCATGCAGCCGGAGGCCAACTGGATCACCCGCGCGCCCTCACTGCGCCGCAAGGCGATCCTGATGGCCAAGGTCCAGGACGAGGCAGGCCACGGCCTGTACCTGTACAGCGCGGCCGAGACCCTCGGCACCGGCCGCGACGAACTCCTCGACAAACTCCACACCGGCCGCCAGAAGTACTCCTCGATCTTCAACTACCCGACCCTGACCTGGGCGGACGTCGGAGCGATCGGCTGGCTGGTGGACGGCGCCGCGATCACCAACCAGGTCCCCCTGTGCCGCTGCTCCTACGGCCCGTACGCACGCGCGATGGTCCGCATCTGCAAGGAGGAGTCCTTCCACCAGCGCCAGGGATACGAACTCCTGCTGGCCCTCAGCCGCGGCACCCCCGAGCAGCACGCGATGGCACAGGACGCGGTGGACCGCTGGTGGTGGCCGTCCCTGATGATGTTCGGCCCGCCCGACGAGGAGTCCGGACACTCTGAGCAGTCGATGGCCTGGAAGATCAAGCGGCACTCCAACGACGAGCTGCGCCAGCGCTTCGTCGACATCTGTGTCCCCCAGGCCGAGTCACTGGGCCTCGCCCTGCCGGACCCCGAGCTGAAGTGGAACGAGGAGCGGGGGCACCACGACTTCGGCCCGATCGACTGGACGGAGTTCTGGGACGTCCTCAAGGGCAACGGCCCGTGCAACGACGAGCGGATCAGCCAGCGCAGGCGCGCCCACGACGAGGGCGCCTGGGTACGGGAGGCGGCCGCCGCCTACGCGGCCAAGCACACCGCCGAGACGGGAGCAACGCGAGCATGA
- the paaD gene encoding 1,2-phenylacetyl-CoA epoxidase subunit PaaD: protein MVTLTPLEAELLEIAGSVPDPELPVLTLHELGVVRAVHVRGADSVEVELTPTYTGCPAVEAMSLDIERVLHDHGVREVTVRTVLAPAWSTDDISPEGRRKLREFGIAPPRRHQASEPVALRLGPTRTAAAEPEPVCCPHCGSADTELLSRFSSTACKALRRCLSCREPFDHFKEL from the coding sequence ATGGTGACGCTCACTCCGCTCGAGGCGGAACTCCTGGAGATCGCCGGTTCGGTGCCCGACCCCGAACTGCCGGTGCTCACCCTCCACGAGCTGGGTGTGGTGCGTGCCGTGCACGTCCGGGGCGCGGACTCGGTCGAGGTCGAGCTGACCCCCACGTACACCGGCTGCCCGGCCGTGGAGGCCATGTCCCTGGACATCGAGCGGGTGCTGCACGACCACGGCGTGCGCGAGGTCACCGTGCGCACAGTGCTCGCACCCGCCTGGTCGACCGACGACATCTCGCCCGAAGGGCGGCGCAAACTCCGCGAGTTCGGCATCGCACCGCCGCGCCGGCACCAGGCGTCCGAACCGGTCGCCCTGCGGCTGGGACCGACCCGCACGGCCGCCGCCGAGCCGGAGCCGGTCTGCTGCCCGCACTGCGGATCCGCCGACACCGAGCTGCTCAGCCGCTTCTCCTCCACCGCATGCAAGGCGCTGCGCCGGTGCCTGTCGTGCCGGGAGCCGTTCGACCACTTCAAGGAGTTGTGA
- a CDS encoding acyl-CoA dehydrogenase family protein has product MDFTFSEEQQAAAEAARGVFAGVAPDAVPSPALTPGAVADDFDLALWARLAEADLLSLLLDAEYGGAGLDAVALCLVLRESAKVLARVPLLESSAAAAAVQTYGGAELKSDLLARAGRGEVVLTVASSGRTGHDPAELAVTARPDGDRQDVDRQDVDRRDGERRDGDGAGHRSGEAAGWILDGVQTAVPWAHNADFVVVPARTDAYRTVLALVPRLHEGVTVAEQISTTGERLGELRLESVRIAARDVIDAEGAWEWLRELLTTGTCALALGLGRQVLRMTGDYTSKREQFGFPVATFQAVAVQAADRYIDLRAMEATLWQAAWRIGSGAQGALPASGDVAVAKIWASEGVRRIVQTAQHLHGGFGADVDYSLHRYHAWAKHLELSLGPAAAHEEALGDLLAAHPLA; this is encoded by the coding sequence GTGGATTTCACCTTCAGCGAGGAGCAGCAGGCGGCGGCCGAGGCGGCCCGGGGGGTGTTCGCGGGGGTCGCACCGGACGCGGTGCCCAGCCCCGCCCTCACCCCGGGCGCCGTCGCGGACGACTTCGACCTCGCCCTGTGGGCCAGGCTCGCCGAGGCGGACCTGCTGAGCCTGCTGCTGGACGCCGAGTACGGCGGTGCGGGCCTGGACGCCGTGGCGCTGTGCCTGGTGCTGCGCGAGTCCGCGAAGGTGCTGGCGCGGGTCCCGCTGCTGGAGAGCAGCGCGGCCGCGGCGGCCGTCCAGACCTACGGAGGCGCCGAGTTGAAATCCGATCTACTGGCCCGGGCGGGCCGCGGAGAGGTGGTGCTGACCGTCGCCTCGAGCGGCCGCACCGGCCACGATCCGGCCGAACTCGCCGTCACCGCACGGCCAGACGGCGACCGGCAGGACGTGGACCGACAAGACGTGGACCGGCGGGACGGGGAAAGGCGCGACGGGGACGGGGCGGGCCACCGGTCCGGCGAGGCCGCCGGATGGATCCTGGACGGTGTACAGACGGCGGTGCCGTGGGCGCACAACGCCGACTTCGTCGTCGTACCCGCCCGCACGGACGCCTACCGGACCGTGCTCGCCCTGGTACCGCGCCTCCACGAGGGGGTCACGGTCGCCGAACAGATCTCCACCACCGGCGAGCGGCTCGGTGAACTGCGCCTGGAGTCGGTGCGGATCGCGGCGCGTGACGTCATCGACGCCGAGGGCGCCTGGGAGTGGCTGCGCGAGCTGCTGACCACCGGCACGTGCGCGCTGGCGCTCGGCCTCGGCCGGCAGGTACTGCGGATGACCGGCGACTACACCAGCAAGCGCGAACAGTTCGGGTTCCCGGTGGCCACCTTCCAGGCCGTGGCCGTGCAGGCCGCCGACCGCTACATCGACCTGCGCGCGATGGAGGCCACGCTGTGGCAGGCCGCGTGGCGGATCGGTTCGGGGGCGCAGGGCGCACTCCCGGCCTCGGGGGACGTCGCGGTCGCCAAGATATGGGCCTCGGAGGGCGTCCGGCGGATCGTGCAGACCGCTCAGCATCTGCACGGCGGCTTCGGCGCCGACGTCGACTACTCCCTGCACCGGTACCACGCCTGGGCCAAGCACCTGGAGCTGTCACTCGGCCCGGCGGCGGCCCACGAGGAGGCCCTGGGGGACCTGCTGGCGGCGCACCCCCTGGCCTGA
- a CDS encoding DUF2252 domain-containing protein: protein MFVRAGEAVGVTQVGAGVAAQESAPPRLPRVRGFAEWPAGGSPKDEGKALRQQVPRGAHATFEPDGSRPDAVSAVEESSRGRLPELTPLRIGRMAATPFAFLRGAAGLMAYDLARTPVTRIRAQICGDAHAANFGLYGDARGGLVIDLNDFDETVHGPWEWDLKRLAASLVLAGRAAGADEDTCRKAAHDAAGAYRRTMRLLAKLPVLDAWNAIADEELVSHTDAHDLLGTLERVSEKARANTSGRFAAKSTEPAEDGGRRFVDAQPVLRRVPDAEAAAVASSLAEYLTTLSEDRLPLLARHAVHDVAFRVVGTGSVGTRSYVVLLLDHRDEPLVLQVKEARPSALLPHLASAGFETPQVAHEGRRVVLGQKRMQVVSDILLGWTTVDQRPFQVRQFRNRKGSVDPAALAADQLDDYGRMTGALLARAHSHSADPRRIAGYCGKSEELDEAIAAFAVSYADRTEADHADLVAAVRAGRIAAETGV from the coding sequence ATGTTCGTGCGTGCGGGGGAGGCGGTCGGCGTGACCCAGGTCGGTGCGGGAGTGGCTGCGCAGGAGTCGGCGCCCCCTCGGCTTCCCCGGGTGCGGGGCTTCGCCGAGTGGCCCGCGGGCGGGTCGCCCAAGGACGAGGGCAAGGCGCTGCGTCAGCAGGTCCCGCGCGGTGCGCACGCCACGTTCGAGCCGGACGGCTCCCGGCCCGACGCGGTGAGCGCGGTCGAGGAGTCCAGCCGCGGCCGGCTCCCCGAACTCACACCGCTCCGGATCGGGCGGATGGCGGCCACGCCCTTCGCCTTCCTGCGCGGCGCGGCGGGCCTGATGGCCTACGACCTCGCGCGCACCCCCGTGACGAGGATCCGCGCGCAGATCTGCGGTGACGCGCACGCGGCGAACTTCGGCCTGTACGGCGATGCGCGCGGTGGCCTGGTCATCGACCTCAACGACTTCGACGAGACGGTCCACGGCCCCTGGGAGTGGGATCTCAAGCGGCTCGCCGCCTCGCTCGTGCTCGCGGGGCGTGCGGCGGGCGCGGACGAGGACACCTGCCGCAAGGCGGCGCACGACGCGGCGGGTGCCTACCGCCGCACCATGCGACTGCTCGCCAAGCTCCCGGTCCTCGACGCGTGGAACGCCATCGCGGACGAGGAACTCGTCTCCCACACCGACGCCCACGACCTGCTCGGCACGCTGGAACGGGTGTCGGAGAAGGCCCGGGCCAACACCAGCGGGCGCTTCGCGGCGAAGTCGACGGAACCGGCCGAGGACGGCGGACGCCGCTTCGTCGACGCCCAGCCGGTCCTGCGGCGCGTTCCGGACGCGGAGGCCGCGGCGGTCGCCTCGTCCCTGGCGGAGTACCTGACGACGCTCTCCGAGGACCGCCTGCCCCTGCTGGCCCGGCACGCGGTGCACGACGTCGCGTTCCGGGTCGTCGGCACGGGCAGCGTCGGCACCCGGTCGTACGTCGTGCTCCTCCTGGACCACCGGGACGAGCCCCTCGTCCTTCAGGTCAAGGAGGCCCGCCCCTCCGCGCTGCTGCCGCATCTGGCGAGCGCGGGGTTCGAGACGCCCCAGGTGGCGCACGAGGGCCGCCGGGTCGTCCTCGGGCAGAAACGCATGCAGGTCGTGAGCGACATCCTGCTGGGCTGGACGACGGTCGACCAACGCCCCTTCCAGGTACGGCAGTTCCGCAACCGCAAGGGCAGCGTCGACCCCGCCGCCCTGGCCGCCGACCAGCTGGACGACTACGGCCGGATGACCGGCGCCCTGCTGGCCCGCGCCCACTCCCACAGCGCCGACCCGCGCCGGATCGCGGGCTACTGCGGCAAGAGCGAGGAGCTCGACGAGGCGATCGCCGCCTTCGCCGTCTCCTACGCCGACCGCACCGAGGCCGACCACGCGGACCTCGTGGCCGCGGTGCGCGCGGGGCGGATCGCGGCGGAGACGGGCGTGTGA
- a CDS encoding FhaA domain-containing protein, whose amino-acid sequence MGVLKKFEQRLEGLVNGTFAKVFKSEVQPVEIAGALQRECDNNATIWNRDRTVVPNDFIVELSTPDFERLSPYSGQLGDELAGMVRDYAKQQRYTFMGPIKVHLEKADDLDTGLYRVRSRTLASSSNQQGAPGPAPASPAPGRPGGYGYPPAAAPAGAPPMPAAPPPGGRPGAAPHSQRPAAASPAGGRTRHWVEINGNRHQISRATLVLGRSTEADVRIDDPGVSRRHCEIRTGTPSTIQDLGSTNGIVVDGQHTTRATLRDGSRIVVGSTTIIYRQAEG is encoded by the coding sequence ATGGGAGTCCTGAAGAAGTTCGAGCAGCGTCTCGAAGGTCTGGTCAACGGCACCTTCGCCAAAGTGTTCAAGTCCGAGGTGCAGCCGGTGGAGATCGCGGGAGCGCTCCAGCGGGAGTGCGACAACAACGCGACCATCTGGAACCGCGACCGGACCGTCGTACCCAACGACTTCATCGTCGAGCTGAGCACGCCCGACTTCGAGCGGCTCAGCCCCTACTCCGGCCAGCTCGGCGACGAGCTCGCCGGCATGGTGCGCGACTACGCCAAGCAGCAGCGCTACACCTTCATGGGACCCATCAAGGTCCACCTGGAGAAGGCCGACGACCTCGACACCGGCCTGTACCGGGTCCGCAGCCGTACACTCGCCTCCTCCAGCAACCAGCAGGGCGCCCCCGGGCCCGCCCCGGCGAGCCCGGCCCCCGGCCGGCCCGGCGGCTACGGCTACCCGCCGGCCGCCGCTCCCGCCGGCGCTCCGCCCATGCCGGCCGCGCCACCCCCAGGCGGCCGCCCCGGCGCCGCCCCCCACAGCCAGCGGCCGGCGGCCGCGTCCCCGGCAGGCGGACGCACCCGCCACTGGGTCGAGATCAACGGCAACCGCCATCAGATCTCCCGCGCAACGCTGGTGCTGGGCCGCAGCACCGAAGCAGACGTGCGGATCGACGACCCCGGCGTCTCACGCCGGCACTGTGAGATCCGGACCGGAACGCCCTCGACGATCCAGGATCTCGGGTCCACCAACGGCATCGTGGTGGACGGGCAGCACACCACCCGCGCTACGCTCCGCGACGGCTCGCGGATCGTCGTGGGCAGTACCACCATCATTTACCGGCAAGCCGAAGGGTGA
- a CDS encoding J domain-containing protein, translated as MTSPETEQGGAAGETPVKPQDGAPRPEERLERAVRAAEQALIEYEIAVETFRIEVENFSRLHHQRLGPMYSRLDELDAQLAEARAARTGDPEDLRKADEARARVMPMPGVEELFHGWMDGDGLFPEAAAMLTDQPVRPPQRVRPSDEARKLYRELARKAHPDLAQDESEQARREEFITRVNAAYARGDEALLKELAEEWAAGPVPVEPPPTPAEELYARLEWLAQRKELLSVVARELEESAIGGMLRLAPDDPDRLLEEIAEQLLAQVSEREAELASMSE; from the coding sequence GTGACGAGCCCGGAAACTGAGCAGGGTGGTGCCGCCGGTGAGACGCCGGTGAAGCCACAGGACGGTGCGCCCCGGCCCGAGGAGCGGCTGGAGCGTGCCGTGCGGGCCGCCGAGCAGGCGCTGATCGAGTACGAGATCGCGGTGGAGACGTTCCGTATCGAGGTCGAGAACTTCTCGCGCCTGCACCACCAGCGGCTCGGCCCCATGTACTCCCGTCTCGACGAGCTGGACGCGCAGCTCGCCGAGGCCCGGGCCGCCCGCACCGGCGACCCCGAGGACCTGCGCAAGGCCGACGAGGCGCGTGCCCGGGTGATGCCGATGCCCGGCGTCGAGGAACTGTTCCACGGCTGGATGGACGGGGACGGGCTGTTCCCGGAGGCGGCCGCGATGCTCACGGACCAGCCGGTCCGTCCCCCGCAGCGGGTGCGCCCCAGCGACGAGGCCCGCAAGCTCTACCGTGAGCTGGCCCGCAAGGCCCACCCCGACCTGGCGCAGGACGAGTCCGAGCAGGCCCGGCGCGAGGAGTTCATCACCCGGGTCAACGCCGCCTACGCCCGTGGCGACGAGGCGCTGCTCAAGGAGCTGGCCGAGGAGTGGGCGGCGGGCCCCGTGCCCGTGGAGCCGCCACCGACCCCCGCCGAGGAGCTCTACGCCCGCCTCGAGTGGCTCGCCCAGCGCAAGGAACTGCTTTCCGTGGTCGCGCGGGAGCTGGAGGAGAGCGCGATCGGCGGGATGCTGCGGCTGGCACCGGACGACCCCGACCGCCTGCTGGAGGAGATCGCCGAGCAGCTGCTCGCCCAGGTCTCCGAGCGTGAGGCGGAACTGGCGTCGATGTCCGAGTAG
- the paaC gene encoding 1,2-phenylacetyl-CoA epoxidase subunit PaaC, protein MTTTVPAVPTAAALALGDDALVLSHRLGEWAGHAPVLEEEVALANIALDLLGQARLLLSMAGDEDELAYLREERSFRNLQLVEQPNGDFAHTIARQLYFSTYQHLLYAELAAADGPLAPLAAKAVKEVAYHRDHAEQWTLRLGDGTEASHERMQRACTALWRFTGELFRPVDGLDIDRERLEAAWLTSVGDVLRQATLTVPDGPRSGAWAAGAGREGLHTESFGRMLAEMQHLHRSHPGASW, encoded by the coding sequence GTGACCACCACGGTTCCCGCCGTTCCCACCGCGGCCGCCCTCGCCCTGGGCGACGACGCGCTGGTGCTGTCGCACCGCCTGGGAGAGTGGGCGGGCCACGCACCCGTCCTCGAGGAGGAAGTCGCCCTCGCCAACATCGCGCTGGACCTGCTGGGACAGGCCAGACTGCTGCTGTCGATGGCCGGCGACGAGGACGAACTGGCCTATCTGCGCGAGGAACGCTCCTTCCGCAACCTCCAGCTGGTCGAGCAGCCGAACGGCGACTTCGCCCACACCATCGCCCGCCAGCTCTACTTCTCCACCTACCAGCACCTCCTGTACGCCGAACTGGCGGCAGCGGACGGCCCCTTGGCCCCGCTCGCCGCGAAGGCCGTCAAGGAGGTCGCCTACCACCGCGACCACGCCGAGCAGTGGACCCTGCGACTCGGCGACGGCACCGAGGCCAGCCACGAGCGGATGCAGCGGGCCTGCACGGCACTGTGGCGGTTCACCGGCGAGCTGTTCCGGCCCGTCGACGGGCTCGACATCGACAGGGAGCGGCTGGAAGCGGCCTGGCTCACCTCCGTCGGGGACGTGCTGCGGCAGGCCACCCTGACCGTTCCCGACGGGCCGCGGTCCGGGGCCTGGGCGGCCGGCGCCGGCCGCGAGGGCCTGCACACCGAGTCCTTCGGGCGGATGCTCGCCGAGATGCAGCACCTGCACCGCAGCCACCCGGGGGCGTCATGGTGA
- a CDS encoding DUF5819 family protein: protein MDAYDGVSNAPHEPTEPQVPRESHTSAEPHTAAEPHMPPEPHMPPEPRAAAGADAPTAPAAPTEPAAPADPPPPGPYDEARTGVAALSLRYQIAAALTLAVVAVTVCAHVGMVFLHIAPSNTLTKQHGKAVYDWINPEFEQNWMLFAPNPLQQNIAVQVRAQVRTAEGGTRTTGWYDLSAQDGRDIDGNLLPSHTQQNELRRAWDFFVATHDSQNRATSVRGSLSETYLRRILVLRLGRQEAAGPGGAVERVQARSRTTNVRPPKWSREQVPGNSVYRELSWWSVPAGEATGGVR, encoded by the coding sequence ATGGACGCGTACGACGGAGTTTCGAACGCCCCGCACGAGCCGACGGAGCCGCAGGTGCCGAGGGAGTCGCACACGTCGGCGGAGCCGCACACGGCGGCGGAACCGCACATGCCGCCGGAACCGCACATGCCGCCGGAACCGCGCGCGGCGGCGGGAGCGGACGCGCCAACGGCTCCGGCCGCACCGACGGAGCCCGCCGCACCGGCCGACCCCCCGCCCCCGGGCCCGTACGACGAGGCCCGTACCGGTGTCGCGGCGCTGTCCCTCCGCTACCAGATCGCCGCGGCGCTGACCCTCGCGGTCGTCGCGGTCACCGTCTGTGCGCACGTCGGCATGGTCTTCCTGCACATCGCGCCGTCGAACACGCTCACGAAGCAGCACGGCAAGGCGGTCTACGACTGGATCAACCCGGAGTTCGAGCAGAACTGGATGCTGTTCGCCCCGAACCCCCTTCAGCAGAACATCGCGGTCCAGGTCCGCGCCCAGGTCCGTACCGCGGAGGGCGGGACGCGGACGACCGGCTGGTACGACCTGTCCGCCCAGGACGGCCGGGACATCGACGGCAACCTGCTGCCGAGCCACACCCAGCAGAACGAGTTGCGCCGGGCCTGGGACTTCTTCGTCGCCACGCACGACAGCCAGAACCGTGCCACGAGCGTGCGCGGCTCATTGTCGGAGACGTATCTGCGCCGCATCCTGGTGCTGCGCCTGGGCCGCCAGGAGGCGGCCGGGCCGGGTGGTGCCGTCGAGCGCGTCCAGGCCCGCTCCCGCACCACCAACGTGCGTCCGCCGAAGTGGAGCCGGGAGCAGGTCCCGGGCAACTCGGTGTACCGCGAGCTGTCCTGGTGGTCGGTCCCGGCCGGCGAGGCCACCGGAGGCGTCCGGTGA
- a CDS encoding 2Fe-2S iron-sulfur cluster-binding protein, with product MARFHPLPVVAVDRLTDDSVALTLTVPPELREEFRHAPGQHLALRRTVDGTETRRTYSICSQAPAPDGEGPRTLRVGVRLVEGGAFSTYALKEINIGDELEVMTPAGRFTLEPAPGLYAAVVGGSGITPVLSIVSTLLAREPAARFCLIRGDRTSASTMFLEEVADLKDRYPQRLQLVTVLSREEQQAGLPSGRLDRERLIELLPALLPVEHVAGWFLCGPYGLVQGAEQALRGLRVPRSRIHEEIFHVDAGTATAPARPAPAHSTVTARLDGRGGSWPVQDGESLLETVLRNRPDAPYACKGGVCGTCRAFLVTGEVRMDRNFALETEETEAGYVLACQSHPVTEKVELDFDR from the coding sequence ATGGCCCGCTTCCACCCGCTCCCCGTGGTCGCGGTCGACCGGCTCACCGACGACTCCGTGGCCCTCACCCTCACGGTGCCACCGGAACTGCGCGAGGAGTTCCGGCACGCGCCCGGCCAGCACCTGGCCCTGCGGCGCACCGTCGACGGCACCGAGACGAGGCGCACGTACTCGATCTGCTCCCAGGCCCCGGCACCGGACGGCGAAGGTCCGCGCACCCTGCGGGTCGGGGTGCGGCTGGTCGAGGGCGGCGCCTTCTCGACGTACGCGCTCAAGGAGATCAACATCGGCGACGAGCTGGAGGTGATGACTCCGGCCGGCCGCTTCACGCTGGAGCCGGCGCCCGGCCTGTACGCCGCGGTGGTCGGCGGCAGCGGCATCACGCCGGTGCTGTCGATCGTCTCGACACTGCTGGCGCGTGAGCCGGCGGCCCGGTTCTGCCTGATACGCGGCGACCGGACGTCCGCCTCGACGATGTTCCTGGAAGAGGTGGCCGACCTCAAGGACCGGTACCCGCAGCGGCTGCAGCTGGTGACCGTGCTCTCCCGGGAGGAACAGCAGGCGGGGCTCCCGTCCGGGCGCCTGGACCGCGAGCGGCTGATCGAACTGCTGCCGGCGCTGCTTCCGGTCGAGCACGTGGCGGGATGGTTTTTGTGCGGACCGTACGGACTCGTGCAGGGGGCCGAACAGGCCCTGCGCGGACTGCGGGTGCCACGGTCGCGCATCCACGAGGAGATCTTCCACGTGGACGCGGGCACCGCCACCGCACCGGCCCGGCCGGCCCCCGCGCACAGCACGGTGACCGCCAGGCTCGACGGACGCGGCGGGAGCTGGCCTGTCCAGGACGGCGAGTCCCTCCTGGAGACGGTGCTGCGCAACCGCCCCGACGCGCCCTACGCCTGCAAGGGCGGCGTGTGCGGAACCTGCCGGGCCTTCCTGGTCACCGGCGAGGTGCGCATGGACCGCAACTTCGCCCTGGAGACGGAGGAGACGGAAGCGGGATACGTCCTGGCGTGCCAGTCGCATCCGGTGACGGAGAAGGTGGAGCTGGACTTCGACCGCTGA